One window of the Cryptomeria japonica chromosome 7, Sugi_1.0, whole genome shotgun sequence genome contains the following:
- the LOC131037974 gene encoding alpha-galactosidase, translating into MVSAICAAFFALCCLVRDVAAAAHYNADLARTPPMGWNSWNHFGCNVNENIIRETADAFISTGLSKLGYKYINIDDCWAEFERDKSGKIVPRASTFPSAIRALADYVHEKGLKLGIYSDAGQYTCQKQPGSLGFEENDAHTFAEWGIDYLKYDNCFDDGSKPESRYPRMKDALLKTGRPIFYSVCEWGVDNPATWAPNVGNSWRTTTDIENKWESIISRADQNNNWADYAGPGGWNDPDMLEVGNGNMTKEEHSSHFSIWALMKAPLLIGCDVRSLNNRTLKILSNEEVIAVNQDTLGIQGRKVSQQANLEVWAGPLANRRISVILWNRSLSRATITVHWKDIGLHPSVTAKVRNLWRHRDLAALHKGSLTASVKPHACKMYILTIVGHYSSPFDWIYNLIGTRLNH; encoded by the exons ATGGTATCTGCAATTTGTGCAGCATTTTTTGCATTGTGTTGCTTGGTAAGAGATGTTGCAGCAGCGGCTCATTATAATGCTGATCTTGCAAGAACACCTCCCATGGG ATGGAACAGTTGGAACCATTTTGGCTGCAATGTGAACGAGAATATCATTAGGGAGACAG CTGATGCATTCATATCAACTGGTCTCTCCAAACTTGGATACAAATATATCAATATAG ATGATTGCTGGGCCGAATTTGAGAGAGATAAATCT GGGAAAATTGTTCCACGTGCTTCAACATTTCCATCAGCTATCCGTGCCCTTGCAGACTATGTGCACGAGAAGGGCCTTAAGCTTGGTATATATTCAGATGCAGG GCAATATACATGCCAGAAGCAGCCTGGTTCATTAGGATTTGAGGAAAATGATGCCCATACATTTGCGGAATGG GGTATAGATTATCTTAAGTATGATAATTGTTTTGATGATGGTTCAAAACCTGAATCCAG GTATCCGAGGATGAAAGATGCACTTCTTAAGACAGGCCGTCCAATATTCTACTCTGTATGTGAGTG GGGTGTAGACAATCCTGCTACTTGGGCACCCAATGTAGGAAATAGCTGGAGAACAACAACAGATATAGAGAACAAGTGGGAAAG TATAATATCACGGGCAGATCAAAACAACAACTGGGCTGATTATGCAGGACCtggtggatggaatg atccagacatgttagAAGTTGGAAATGGTAATATGACCAAAGAGGAGCACAGCTCACATTTCAGCATTTGGGCTCTTATGAAG GCACCTCTCCTGATTGGTTGTGATGTGAGATCTTTGAATAATAGGACCTTAAAGATTCTGAGCAATGAAGAGGTCATTGCAGTTAATCAAG ATACACTGGGAATACAGGGGAGGAAGGTGAGCCAGCAAGCAAATCTTGAG GTATGGGCTGGTCCACTTGCCAACCGCCGTATATCTGTAATTTTATGGAACAGAAGCTTATCAAGAGCTACCATTACGGTCCATTGGAAAGACATTGGACTCCACCCCTCAGTTACTGCCAAAGTTAGGAATTTATGGAGG CACAGAGACCTAGCAGCTCTTCATAAAGGCAGCCTCACAGCATCAGTGAAGCCTCATGCATGCAAGATGTATATTTTGACAATAGTTGGTCACTACAGTTCTCCATTTGACTGGATATATAATCTTATAGGAACAAGACTAAACCATTAA